A single window of Pristiophorus japonicus isolate sPriJap1 unplaced genomic scaffold, sPriJap1.hap1 HAP1_SCAFFOLD_881, whole genome shotgun sequence DNA harbors:
- the LOC139257600 gene encoding uncharacterized protein, producing the protein MGRECCQTKGDPPHLLWATNVWPHEESAHSSETHGEIVQQFVHTGLRAFEPEGKRSDGEEVVSYVTELRRLAGHCEFEEHLEHMLRDFFVLGIGHETILRKLLTGETQTLSKAIAIAQAFVATSDNTKQISQYTSAATSTVNKVMLFSNRNVRKSHTYLQLHIHRCLSPPSRVMNARPLIPCRRCAGDHRFHLCRFKEYICKGCGTMGHLQRVCRRTAKPVKPENHHVAEEDRSTEDHDEPEPQIEEAEVHGVHTFTTNCPPIMLNVELNGLPVSMELDTGASQSIMGKKTFDGCGTTRPQGQS; encoded by the coding sequence atgggaagagagtgctgccaaacgaagggcgatcctcctcaccttctgtgggccaccaacgtatggcctcatgaagaatctgctcactccagcgaaacccacggagaaatcgtacaacaatttgtgcacactggtctgagagcatttgaacccgaaggaaagcgttctgatggcgaggaagtggtgagttatgtcactgagctaaggcgccttgcaggacattgcgaatttgaagaacatttggagcacatgctcagagactttttcgtacttggcattggccatgaaaccatacttcgcaaacttttgactggggagacccaaaccttgagtaaggccatagcgatagcccaggcattcgttgccaccagtgacaatacaaagcaaatctctcagtacacaagtgctgctacaagtactgtgaacaaagtgatgttgttttcaaatcgtaacgtacgaaaaagtcacacatacctgcagctgcacatccacagatgtctgagtccaccatcaagggtgatgaatgcaaggccattaataccttgtcggCGCTGcgcgggtgatcatcgtttccatttatgccgattcaaagagtacatttgcaagggctgtggaacaatgggacacctccaacgagtgtgcaggcgaactgcaaagcctgttaaacctgaaaaccaccacgttgcagaggaggacagatccacggaggatcacgatgaaccagagcctcagatcgaggaggcagaggtacatggggtacacacattcaccacgaattgtcccccgataatgctgaatgttgaactaaatggactcccagtgtcaatggagctggacacgggcgcgagccaatccatcatgggcaaaaagactttcgatggttgtggtacaacaagacctcaaggccagtcttaa